The following proteins are co-located in the Thermodesulfobacteriota bacterium genome:
- a CDS encoding phosphatase PAP2 family protein, with protein sequence MGASRVFLGVHYPTDVLAGAALGSAIGAGSGALAGALARVLGG encoded by the coding sequence ATCGGGGCCTCCCGGGTCTTCCTCGGGGTCCACTACCCCACCGACGTCCTCGCGGGGGCGGCGCTGGGCAGCGCCATCGGGGCCGGGAGCGGGGCGCTGGCGGGTGCCCTGGCCCGGGTGCTGGGAGGGTGA